One region of Wyeomyia smithii strain HCP4-BCI-WySm-NY-G18 chromosome 3, ASM2978416v1, whole genome shotgun sequence genomic DNA includes:
- the LOC129732917 gene encoding neurofibromin isoform X4 gives MATQKPGEWANSLLARFEEQLPYRTGPHGTQARLSIDQTMTCLIQISRYRFSLVISGLTKMLQRVNEIFIILQFQPPACRGHEPERCCYDSLIIILETLERCLSGQSKDTARFEEAMNVKLLLREICQFIDIQNENNQNAASLKALASKVLYALSQNHFGAVFNRISARLQELSTCSEENPDYSDIELIQHIDLDVNRLTKLLTETIQKFKSLKKSAHLILLNSLEKALWNWIEFHPKEFEDLQRNPNDELSKCCETFFDILDSYAENKKARSAVWPLQIMLLVLSPKVLEEIVNADSGAPCSPRHLKKKHFMEGIKKGLGAHASSKQSTESAAIACVKLCKASTYININDSSNVTFQLVQSVINDLKALLFNPAKPFSRGQGFNFQDIDLMIDCWVSCFRIKPHNNEALKVCLSLNSPPAYHFVIVSSLLKIVTQARLPWWPQIDLVYARSGELRALFTDTLNKATQGYIAHTPLRMITSLTLKSKDAQSRLTRPDEGPAHKALLLLMVRLIHADPMLLLNSLGKAGHEVQSSTLELINGLVSLVHQPTMPDVAQEAMEALLALHSPDKIEVWNPEAPINTFWDVSSQVLFSISQKLIQHQIANYTDVLKWLREILICRNTFLQRHKDYANVGSQIAICRQAHIKLEVVFFMYLWSVDLDAVMVSLSCFGLLCEEAEIRSGSDELTVGFILPNYHLYQELSHASSTLTTQSVESRYNFYEHTQGRVALQKNIMSLMRKIEHCVNGVQPAWEETFRNWEVTSKLLQNYPKGKPEEGQAEVFHRTMGKRRASHQSSEHDLEEQITEWANMTWFQLALGGVCLQKPRNQRLAQSQILPIGVSGPSLMQSTTSLSSSSSGRGSMHPIMGSLVSSMGGGSQDVQYCPVTQFIGQLLRLLVCNNEKFGPQIQKHVKELVGQEMSAQLYPILFDQIRAIVEKFFDQQGQVVVTDINTQFIEHTIYIMKSVLDGRQSKDQNDQPSNAEHLGVTSIENLMLAIVRYVRHLDMTVHAIHIKTKLCQLVEVMMKRRDDLAFRQEMKFRNKLVEYLTDWVMGTSHQIAPPSSGDVTIITRDLDQACMEAVAALLRGLPLQPEESDRGDLMDAKSALFLKYFTLFMNLLNDCVDGSEADKDTNNPPLLPPRPRVAAGKLTALRNATIQAMSNLLSANIDSGLMHSIDLGYNPDLQTRAAFMEVLTQILQQGTEFDTLAESVMADRFEQLVQLVTMISDKGELPIAMALASVVTTSQMDELARVLVTLFDAKHLLSPLLWNMFYREVEVSDCMQTLFRGNSLGSKIMAFCFKIYGASYLQGLLEPLIRPLLDDPVTSFEVDPARLEASEDIEVNRKNLIALTQKVFDAIVNSADRFPPQLRSMCHCLYQVLSKRFPNLLQNNIGAVGTVIFLRFINPAIVSPQELGIVGKQVPTQIKRGLMLMSKILQNIANHVEFSKEQHMLCFNDFLRMHFEGGRRFFIQIASDCETVDQTSHSMSFISDANVLALHRLLWSHQERIGDYLSSSRDHKAVGRRPFDKMATLLAYLGPPEHKPVDSHLLFSSYARWSSIDMSSTNFEEIMVKHQMHEKEEFKTLKSMNIFYQAGTSKAGNPVFYYIARRYKIGETNGDLLIYHVILTLKPFCHSPFEVVIDFTHTCSDNRFRTEFLQKWFYVLPEVAYENLHAAYIYNCNSWVREYTKFHDRILAPLKGCRKLIFLDSPARLNDVIDPEQQKLPGATLSLDEDLKVFNNALKLSHKDTKVAIKVGPTALQITSAEKTKVLAHSVLLNDVYYASEIEEVCLVDDNQFTLSIANESSQLSFIHNDCDNIVQAIIHIRNRWELSQPDSVTVHQKIRPKDVPGTLLNMALLNLGSSDPNLRTAAYNQLCALTATFDLKIEGQLLETQGLCIPSNNTIFIKSVSETLATNEPHLTLEFLEECIQGFQRSTIELKHLCLEYMTPWLANLVRFCKPSDESKRQKQVALILEKLINLTIEQKEMYPSIQAKIWGSIGQIPELIDMVLDNFIHKSVSSGLGSPQVEIMADTAVALASANVQLVAKKVIGRLCRVMDKTCHSPTQYLEQHMMWDDIAILARYLLMLSFNNCLDVARHLPYLFHTVTFLVCSGSLSMRASTHGLVINIIHSLCTCTKPSFSEETQRVLRLSLDEFSLPKFYLLFGISKVKSAAVTAFRSSCRHPNDRWLGNERVSQAPPADRERLALPSLEVITDALLEIMEACMRDIPDCDWLQTWTSLAKSFAFCYNPALQPRALIVFGCISKSITDQDVKQLLRILVKALESFTDIILLESLVMCLTRLQPLLRPESPIHKALFWVAVSVLQLDESTLYAAGLALLEQNLHTLNSQQLFDKQNIADVMMATREPLEWHFKQLDHAVGLSFKSNFHFALVGHLLKGFRHPTPTTVSRTSRVLTMLLGIVAKPHRRDKFEVTPDSVAYLTALVCLSEEVRSRCHVKHTLPRWPVETGGVSEPGAGGGDHLSAGGAGNLQATAAGGQNVRRQKSWDMLDQSAIQYARQSHKVQPHQEKCSQTARLLFKTQRSFSVPTPKESQGKSADRQKERGSRSSVSNESNVLLDPEVLPDSSTQALVLTVLATLVKYTTDEAETRVLYQYLAEGSVVFPKVFPVIHSLLDQKVNNVLSVSTDQIVLASVQSIIQNMLASEDASQQPLHFLQSCGFGGLWRFAGPFTKYNMMVESSELFVNCLEAMVETCLPMEENTPMPPSPRPYNLSSSLSSLTLGSPTDKESLDHDGFSGSVSSLRRASCSRARSTKHRFVDSPTHNI, from the exons ATGGCTACACAAAAGCCCGGAGAATGGGCCAATTCACTATTGGCCCGCTTCGAGGAGCAG CTACCCTATCGGACGGGTCCCCATGGAACGCAGGCCCGGCTCAGCATCGATCAAACGATGACCTGTTTGATTCAGATTTCCCGCTATCGGTTCTCGCTGGTTATTTCCGGCCTAACCAAGATGCTGCAACGAGTCAACGAAATT TTTATTATTCTACAGTTTCAGCCCCCAGCCTGCAGAGGACACGAACCGGAACGGTGCTGCTACGATTCGCTGATCATTATACTGGAAACGCTAGAACGCTGTCTCTCTGGCCAGTCGAAAGATACGGCCCGGTTCGAGGAGGCAATGAACGTGAAGTTGCTGCTGCGAGAAATTTGCCAGTTTATTG ATATCCAaaatgaaaacaatcagaatgcAGCTTCACTCAAGGCTCTGGCATCTAAGGTGCTGTACGCGTTGTCTCAAAATCATTTTGGAGCCGTTTTCAATCGTATATCTGCGCGACTGCAAGAACTGAGCACCTGTTCGGAGGAGAATCCGGACTACAGTGATATCGAACTGATTCAGCACATCGATTTAGACGTTAATCGGTTGACAAAACTATTAACAGAGACTATTCAAAAATTTAAGTCATTGAAAAAATCAGCACATTTAATCCTGCTAAACTCACTGGAGAAGGCACTTTGGAATTGGATCGAATTTCATCCAAAGGAGTTTGAGGATTTGCAGCGCAACCCTAACGATGAGCTGTCTAAGTGTTGCGAAACTTTCTTCGACATCCTGGATTCGTACGCAGAAAACAAAAAGGCCCGTTCGGCTGTGTGGCCGCTGCAGATCATGCTGTTGGTACTAAGTCCCAAAGTACTGGAAGAGATTGTGAACGCTGATTCGGGAGCACCGTGTTCACCGAGGCATTTGAAAAAGAAGCATTTCATGGAGGGCATAAAGAAAGGCTTGGGAGCTCATGCATCATCTAAACAATCCACCGAATCGGCAGCTATTGCGTGCGTTAAACTGTGTAAAGCCTCCACGTATATTAACATTAACGATTCCAGCAACGTAACTTTTCAACTGGTACAAAGTGTAATTAACGATCTGAAGGCGCTACTTTTCAACCCTGCCAAACCTTTCTCTCGTGGGCAAGGTTTCAACTTTCAGGATATCGATCTGATGATCGATTGTTGGGTTTCTTGCTTCCGGATCAAGCCGCATAACAACGAAGCGTTGAAGGTTTGTCTCAGTTTAAACTCACCGCCGGCGTACCACTTTGTCATTGTTAGCTCCCTGCTAAAGATAGTAACCCAAGCGAGACTACCATGGTGGCCACAGATTGATTTGGTTTATGCCCGTTCCGGAGAGCTGAGAGCGTTGTTTACCGACACCCTAAACAAAGCCACACAAGGATACATCGCTCACACCCCACTAAGGATGATTACTTCGTTGACGCTCAAGTCGAAAGATGCTCAGAGTCGGTTAACGAGACCGGACGAGGGGCCAGCTCATAAGGCATTGCTGCTGTTAATGGTCAGACTTATTCACGCTGATCCAATGCTGTTGTTAAATAGCCTCGGTAAAGCCGGCCATGAAGTGCAAAGCTCCACACTTGAGTTAATCAACGGTTTGGTTTCGCTGGTACACCAGCCGACAATGCCAGATGTAGCGCAGGAAGCTATGGAAGCGCTGTTAGCTCTCCACTCGCCGGATAAAATCGAAGTCTGGAACCCGGAAGCTCCTATAAACACCTTCTGGGACGTCAGCTCCCAAGTTTTGTTTTCGATCTCACAGAAATTGATTCAACATCAGATCGCAAACTATACGGATGTCCTGAAGTGGCTGCGCGAAATTCTAATCTGCCGAAATACGTTCCTCCAGCGGCACAAGGATTACGCTAACGTCGGCAGTCAAATCGCAATTTGTCGACAGGCTCACATTAAGCTGGAGGTGGTGTTCTTCATGTATCTGTGGTCTGTGGATCTTGATGCCGTGATGGTTTCACTGTCCTGTTTTGGTTTGCTTTGTGAAGAAGCGGAAATTAGGTCCGGCTCGGATGAACTAACGGTGGGTTTCATTCTACCGAATTACCACCTCTATCAGGAGCTTTCACATGCATCCAGCACGCTGACAACGCAAAGCGTTGAGTCGCGTTATAATTTCTACGAGCACACGCAGGGCAGGGTAGCCTTGCAGAAGAATATTATGTCACTGATGCGAAAGATCGAACACTGCGTCAATGGAGTTCAACCGGCCTGGGAGGAGACGTTCCGAAATTGGGAGGTCACCTCGAAACTATTGCAGAACTATCCCAAGGGAAAGCCAGAGGAAGGTCAGGCGGAAGTTTTTCACCGCACTATGGGTAAACGTCGAGCTAGTCATCAAAGTTCGGAGCACGACCTGGAGGAGCAGATCACAGAGTGGGCCAACATGACTTGGTTTCAGTTGGCCTTGGGAGGAGTTTGTCTGCAGAAGCCACGCAATCAGCGGCTGGCGCAGAGCCAAATACTTCCCATTGGAGTAAGTGGACCGTCGTTGATGCAGTCGACTACTTCGCTATCCAGTTCCAGCTCGGGACGGGGTTCGATGCACCCGATAATGGGATCGCTAGTTTCGTCAATGGGCGGAGGAAGTCAGGATGTTCAGTACTGTCCTGTGACGCAGTTTATCGGACAGCTTTTGCGTTTGCTAGTGTGCAATAATGAAAAATTTGGTCCCCAAATTCAGAAGCACGTGAAGGAATTGGTTGGGCAggaaatgtcagcccagttgTATCCGATTTTGTTCGATCAGATTCGAGCGATCGTGGAGAAGTTTTTCGATCAGCAGGGCCAGGTTGTGGTCACCGATATTAACACACAGTTTATCGAGCATACGATTTACATTATGAAATCGGTACTGGACGGTCGCCAGAGTAAAGATCAGAACGATCAGCCTTCGAATGCGGAACACCTGGGCGTGACAAGCATCGAGAATCTTATGCTGGCGATCGTGAGGTACGTTCGTCACTTGGATATGACCGTGCACGCAATCCACATCAAAACGAAACTCTGTCAACTGGTGGAGGTTATGATGAAGCGCCGTGACGATTTGGCGTTTCGACAGGAAATGAAGTTCCGTAACAAGCTTGTCGAGTACTTGACGGACTGGGTGATGGGAACGTCCCATCAGATTGCTCCTCCTAGCTCGGGAGATGTGACGATAATAACCAGAGATCTTGATCAAGCCTGTATGGAAGCGGTCGCTGCTCTACTGCGTGGATTGCCTCTTCAACCAGAGGAATCCGATAGAGGAGATCTGATGGATGCCAAAAGCGCTCTCTTTTTAAAGTATTTCACGCTGTTTATGAATTTGCTAAACGATTGCGTGGACGGATCGGAGGCGGATAAGGATACAAACAACCCGCCGTTGCTACCGCCTCGACCTAGGGTTGCTGCTGGCAAGCTGACCGCTTTGCGGAATGCTACTATTCAAGCGATGTCTAATCTGCTTAGTGCTAACATCGATTCTGGACTGATGCACTCCATAGATCTGGGCTACAATCCGGATCTACAGACGCGAGCCGCTTTCATGGAGGTTCTCACGCAGATTCTTCAACAAGGAACGGAGTTTGATACGCTGGCCGAGTCGGTGATGGCAGATCGGTTCGAGCAGCTGGTGCAGTTAGTAACTATGATCAGTGACAAAGGCGAACTTCCGATTGCTATGGCTTTGGCTTCGGTTGTCACAACATCCCAAATGGATGAATTGGCCCGTGTTTTAGTGACGCTGTTCGATGCCAAACATCTGCTTTCTCCACTGCTTTGGAACATGTTCTACCGCGAAGTGGAAGTGTCCGACTGTATGCAAACGCTGTTCCGTGGCAACTCTCTGGGTAGTAAAATCATGGCATTCTGTTTCAAAATATACGGAGCCAGTTACTTGCAAGGACTGCTGGAGCCTCTAATTCGACCCCTGTTAGATGATCCAGTTACGAGTTTTGAAGTCGATCCCGCTCGTTTGGAAGCCTCTGAAGACATTGAAGTTAATCGCAAGAATTTGATCGCTCTAACGCAGAAAGTTTTCGATGCGATTGTCAATTCCGCAGATCGCTTTCCTCCCCAGTTGCGATCCATGTGCCACTGTCTGTATCAAGTGCTTAGCAAGCGTTTCCCCAATTTGCTCCAGAACAACATCGGAGCCGTCGGTACGGTGATCTTTCTTCGGTTTATCAACCCAGCGATCGTGTCCCCTCAGGAGCTGGGGATCGTCGGCAAACAAGTGCCAACTCAAATCAAGCGAGGTCTCATGTTGATGTCGAAAATCCTACAGAACATTGCGAACCACGTGGAATTTTCCAAAGAACAACACATGCTCTGCTTCAATGACTTTCTCCGTATGCACTTTGAAGGCGGGCGTCGGTTTTTCATCCAGATTGCATCCGATTGCGAAACAGTAGATCAGACGTCACACAGCATGAGCTTTATTTCGGATGCAAACGTGTTAGCACTGCACCGACTGTTGTGGTCACACCAGGAGCGGATCGGAGACTATCTGTCGAGTAGCCGCGATCACAAGGCGGTTGGTCGACGTCCCTTCGATAAAATGGCCACACTGTTGGCTTACCTTGGACCACCAGAACACAAACCGGTTGATTCGCATTTACTGTTTTCGAGCTACGCTCGTTGGAGTTCAATTGATATGTCGTCAACTAACTTCGAGGAAATCATGGTCAAGCATCAAATGCACGAAAAGGAAGAGTTTAAAACGCTCAAATCCATGAACATTTTCTATCAGGCAGGAACCAGCAAAGCTGGCAATCCCGTGTTTTATTACATTGCACGACGCTACAAAATCGGCGAGACAAACGGGGACCTGCTGATCTATCACGTGATTCTAACGCTGAAACCCTTCTGCCATTCGCCTTTCGAGGTCGTTATCGACTTCACGCACACCTGCTCGGACAACCGCTTTCGGACAGAGTTCCTACAGAAATGGTTTTACGTACTACCCGAAGTGGCCTACGAGAATCTCCACGCCGCTTACATCTACAATTGCAACTCATGGGTGCGAGAATACACGAAGTTTCACGATCGCATACTGGCCCCACTAAAAGGTTGCCGGAAGCTGATCTTCCTGGACTCACCAGCTCGACTAAACGACGTTATCGACCCGGAGCAGCAGAAACTTCCCGGTGCGACACTTTCCTTGGATGAAGATTTGAAAGTGTTCAACAATGCACTTAAACTCAGCCACAAGGATACCAAAGTGGCAATCAAAGTGGGCCCCACAGCCCTACAAATAACATCAGCCGAGAAGACAAAGGTCCTCGCCCACTCTGTCCTGCTGAATGACGTTTACTACGCATCCGAAATTGAGGAAGTCTGTCTGGTGGATGACAATCAGTTTACACTGTCCATCGCTAACGAAAGTTCGCAGCTCAGCTTTATTCACAACGATTGTGACAACATTGTGCAAGCCATAATTCACATCCGTAATCGCTGGGAGCTAAGTCAACCGGATTCGGTGACTGTGCATCAAAAGATCAGACCCAAAGATGTGCCAGGAACGCTGCTCAACATGGCATTACTTAATTTAGGTTCCTCTGATCCGAACCTGCGAACAGCGGCCTACAATCAGCTCTGCGCACTGACGGCGACTTTCGATcttaaaatcgaaggacaactgTTAGAGACCCAAGGACTGTGTATTCCTTCGAACAACACCATCTTTATTAAATCGGTAAGCGAAACATTGGCCACCAATGAGCCACATTTGACGCTTGAGTTCCTGGAGGAGTGCATCCAAGGTTTCCAAAGAAGTACGATCGAGTTGAAGCATTTGTGCTTGGAGTACATGACACCGTGGTTGGCCAATCTGGTGCGATTCTGCAAGCCATCGGACGAGAGCAAACGCCAGAAACAGGTGGCTTTAATCCTGGAGAAGTTAATCAATCTGACGATCGAACAGAAAGAAATGTATCCATCAATACAGGCGAAGATTTGGGGCTCGATTGGACAAATTCCGGAATTGATCGACATGGTATTGGACAATTTTATCCACAAATCGGTAAGTTCTGGATTGGGCTCGCCGCAAGTGGAGATCATGGCGGACACTGCCGTGGCCCTGGCATCCGCAAACGTGCAGCTGGTCGCGAAGAAAGTTATCGGTCGCCTTTGCCGTGTTATGGACAAAACCTGCCATTCGCCCACGCAGTATCTCGAGCAACATATGATGTGGGATGATATTGCAATTCTAGCTCGCTACCTGCTCATGTTGTCCTTCAACAACTGCTTGGATGTTGCCCGTCATCTGCCATATCTGTTTCACACCGTAACGTTCCTAGTTTGCAGCGGATCGCTCTCGATGCGCGCCTCGACCCACGGTCTAGTCATCAACATTATTCACTCGCTGTGTACCTGCACTAAACCGTCCTTTTCTGAGGAAACTCAACGAGTTCTTCGGCTGTCATTGGACGAATTCTCGCTGCCAAAATTCTATCTGCTGTTTGGCATTAGCAAAGTTAAATCCGCTGCTGTTACAGCTTTCCGTTCGTCCTGTCGACATCCAAACGACCGCTGGTTGGGTAACGAACGTGTCTCTCAAGCTCCACCTGCTGATCGTGAACGCCTAGCATTACCATCGCTGGAAGTCATAACGGATGCCTTGCTTGAAATCATGGAAGCCTGCATGCGAGACATTCCGGACTGCGACTGGCTACAGACCTGGACATCGTTGGCGAAAAGTTTTGCCTTCTGCTACAATCCTGCTTTACAACCACGAGCTCTGATTGTGTTTGGTTGTATCTCGAAAAGCATCACCGACCAGGACGTGAAACAGTTGCTACGCATACTGGTGAAAGCTTTGGAATCCTTCACGGATATTATTCTGTTGGAATCTTTAGTCATGTGCTTGACTCGGCTGCAGCCGTTGCTTCGACCTGAATCTCCCATACATAAAGCTTTGTTCTGGGTCGCCGTGAGTGTACTCCAACTGGACGAATCAACCCTCTACGCAGCGGGACTTGCCCTGCTAGAGCAGAACCTACACACGCTGAACTCGCAGCAGCTGTTCGACAAACAGAATATTGCGGACGTGATGATGGCCACCCGGGAACCACTGGAGTGGCACTTCAAACAGCTCGATCATGCCGTCGGGCTATCGTTCAAGTCGAACTTTCACTTTGCGCTGGTCGGTCATCTGCTAAAAGGCTTCCGCCATCCGACACCGACGACGGTTTCTCGTACCTCTCGCGTGCTGACCATGCTGCTGGGAATTGTTGCGAAGCCCCACCGGCGGGACAAATTCGAGGTGACACCGGATAGTGTGGCCTATTTAACGG CCTTGGTGTGTTTGTCGGAGGAAGTGCGCTCACGGTGTCACGTTAAGCACACGCTTCCCCGCTGGCCGGTTGAAACCGGTGGCGTCTCCGAACCCGGTGCTGGTGGTGGTGATCATCTATCTGCTGGTGGAGCCGGCAATCTACAGGCGACTGCCGCCGGTGGACAAAACGTTCGACGACAAAAGTCCTGGGATATGCTAGACCAATCGGCCATCCAGTATGCCCGACAATCGCACAAAGTACAACCGCATCAG GAAAAGTGCTCCCAGACGGCCCGATTGCTTTTCAAAACGCAGCGCTCGTTCTCCGTTCCTACGCCCAAGGAAAGCCAGGGCAAATCCGCTGATCGGCAGAAG GAGCGCGGATCGCGATCTTCCGTGTCGAACGAATCGAACGTACTACTCGATCCGGAAGTGCTGCCGGATTCGTCTACGCAGGCCCTGGTGCTGACAGTGCTGGCCACACTGGTTAAGTACACCACAGACGAGGCGGAAACGCGAGTCCTCTATCAGTATCTGGCCGAGGGTTCGGTCGTTTTTCCGAAGGTATTCCCAGTGAT CCACTCTTTACTCGATCAGAAGGTCAACAATGTTTTGTCGGTGTCCACCGACCAGATCGTGCTGGCATCCGTGCAGAGCATCATCCAGAACATGCTGGCCAGCGAGGATGCATCCCAGCAACCGTTGCACTTTTTGCAGAGCTGTGGCTTTGGGGGGCTGTGGCGTTTTGCCGGACCGTTCACCAAG TACAACATGATGGTCGAATCGTCGGAACTGTTCGTCAACTGTCTGGAAGCGATGGTAGAAACCTGCCTGCCGATGGAGGAGAACACTCCGATGCCGCCGTCACCTCGGCCCTACAATCTAAGCTCGAGCTTGAGCAGCTTGACGCTCGGTTCGCCTACGGACAAAG AATCTCTGGATCACGACGGCTTTAGTGGTAGTGTAAGTTCCCTGCGCAGAGCTTCCTGCAGCAGAGCACGTAGCACTAAGCATCGATTCGTTGATAGTCCTACTCACAACATTTAG